The genomic stretch GCGGGCTGGGCCCCGGGTCCCCAGAGTGCCTGGCACTGCTGGGTATAGGAGGCACAACGGCCCTGCATGCACACAGCCTGTCCGCCAGCGCAGGGCTCACCATCCCCCAGGCTGATGTCAGGGGGGCACTGGGAGCTGTCTCCCAGGCAGAACTCGGGCAAGTCACAGTCACCTCTTTTAGGGCGGCACTGCCAGCCAGCTGGGCGCAGCTGTGGACGGTGGGTGAGCATGAGTATGGGTGCTGGGCAAATCCAGCCAGGCTCTGAGAGCCTGAATGACCCTTTCCCACCCTGGCCTCTGGCAGGCGAGCTCTGGGTGGCCAGTCTAGTCTGTGCCTACCTGGCAATTTTGACAGCAGGGTCCGTCAGATGCACACTGTGCCCCTGGCCTCAGCTGGCAAGTGAAATAGTCACAACAGGGATCGTTGCAGTCCTGTGGCACAAGGACACAGAAAGAGCAGAGCCTTACTGCTGGCTGGACCTGAGAGCCTACTTCCTGACTCTCCTCCTAGAGACAAATCCAGAAAGGGTACCCAAAACCACACAGCAAGGGAGAGCTAGAACTCAACAATCCATGTGCTGTCCCTGCAGACAGGGAGGTCAGGAGAGAGGTGGGAGTTTCCTTCAGGAACCAGAGAGGGGATCAGGAAGCTTGCAAAAGGGCTGATGAGCCATGGTGAGGACACAGAAGTGAGTGGGGTAAGGCTTTGGGGGGCAAGGGGCTCACATCTGGGAAGCCACAGTCACACTGCTCGCCCGGCTCCACAAACATATTTCCGCAGAAATTGGCCATAGTTGGCAGGCTGGGCAGCCGTTCAAAGAGGCAGCTGCCCATCCCATCGAGGAGGGCTTTCTCCAGGGCCTGTCGGCTACAGTTGCTGAAGTTCAGGCCCggcaggaggctggggagggTGGCAAGGAAGGTTGGCGCTGTGGTGTTCTCCCTGCCCcgtcctcccttcccttcctccatcctgGGGTTACTCACTCTGTGGAGGCCTCCATGATGCAGCTCTTGGCTGGGGCTGGACCTGGACAAGGACAACTGCTCCCAGGTGGGTCATGGGCCAGGCCCAGGCTGTGGCCCAACTCATGGGCTATTGAGGAGGCAACTCCCAGAATGCTCGTGGAGTGGTCCTGTCATTGGGGAGGGGATACCCCAGTCCAGCCCCAGACTGCCTCCCCTATATGTCCATCCCATTTTGACTGTCCCTGTTCTCTCCTCCTCTGATGTCTTAAGCACTCAGTGGGCACTGCCTTCCATGTTAATTGCTCCTAAAGGAGGAGGAGAGCCCAGGCCTGAGTGGCAGGAAATCTGAGTTCTAGCCCAGCTCTGCTTCCCTGGGTGGCCCTGGAAGATCACCTCTGTTCTGTGGGCCTCAgctcctcccccttcccttccctaaGACACAGGAAGTCTGCGTAGGAGACAGCTGTGCATATTGTGATGAGCTGACCACAAGTGAGGTGGTTCCCTGACAGTAGAGGCCTCGTCATGTaccccccctacacacacacacactatcccCACGGCTTTGGGGCAGGGTAACTTTGTAGCAGGGTTTCAGTGAATGAATGGCACCAAAGTTGGGATGAACTCAGTGAGGAATGGGGAGGAGACCCGGAAATAACTCACCATGTTCACCCCTCCCGAGAAGTCAGGAGAGCAGATGGAGTTCTGAATGGCCATCCCCACCATTGGCCCAGAGAATGAAGTAGCACTGTGGGAGCAAGGTGTCAGAAGTCAGGGCCAAACCAAGGTGGCCAGAGCTTTAGGTCCTCAGGTAGGAGAAGTGTGCAACTGGCCAGGGCAGGGAGAGACGGTTCCCACTGGCTGAACCTGGGGGACTTACGTCACCAGCTGGGCACTGTCGTGGGGTAATCGAGGCAGAAGCTCTGCTCGGCGCCAGCGGAGGAAGTTGTCTAGCGTGATGCCTGCGTCTGAGCTTATCTCCACCTGGTTGTGCTGGGTCCAGGCCTCCAGGCCCACTAGTGCCACCCGCACATTCAGGGGccggaagaactgaaaaaagagCTGGGGCTCAGTAGAGGGGTTTCCATGGTCAGGGGGGCCACGGGGATGCTGCCCAGTCCGACACTCACCATGTCCAGGAGGAGGGCCACTTCCAGCGTGCGGTTCAGTAGGCGCTGGAAGTCCGGGTACCTCTGGACCTGTGGGCCAAGAGAGGTCACCACGAAAGGCAGTAGGTGGCAGGGGAGAATATGCAGGCGCCAGGAGGCTCACCTCTGAATGATCAGCCACGATCACCAGCTCAACGGTCTTCGTCTCAGTCACCACGTCCCGCCTCTGCTGTGGACAAGGAGAAGATGGGGAGCATCAGGCCCACCCTGCTGCACACTGCCAGCGGCCGCACAGGGCCAACTGAGTGGGCTCCACTCCCACCCTATGTGGCCaaacagaggaggaggaggaacccattttacatatgaaccACTGCGAGTCAGAGAGGCCAGGGGCTTGCTCAAGGTGGAGCAACAAGTAGATTAAGAAACAGGGAGTAGAGCCCTGCTTTTTGGGCTCCACACTCAATGCTTTTTccaaattaaagaagaaagaaagaaagaaatagccaACACCACTGAGtatttattatatgccagacacatttctaagcactttacgtatgtattgattcatttaatcttcacagcaacttTACAAGGTAAGTAGTtgtactatccccattttacaaatcagaaaattgagattttattgCTTTGTGATTTGTAACTACATATTTTCTATACCCAAGTGAGAGCTCTCTGCAAATGGCATCATAATACAGCTCAGGAGTTTAAGTCAAATACCTCTGTCTGAATCCTAGATAGAATTAGTACAGGattagctgtgtggctttgggcaagtcacttaacctctctgagatggtttcctcatttaaaaatagagCTATTGATAGTACCTACCGTCTAGGATTGCTGGGAAGAGTAAATGAGACAATGTTtacaaagtgcctggcacatggaaatTGCTCCATTAGGGGGATCTCTTGTTACTGTTAACAAATAGCTCGGGGGGTCTGGGGTCAGCCCTCCACCCAAAGCCCAGCTCTCCTGGCATCCATCCTCACTCGGCGAATGTGGCGCCATCCCAAGGGGACCTCTGGTGGAGCCTGAGTGGGCACAGATGCACCCCACCTCGGGGTACAGGTGTAGCTTGGCAGGAGGTCTTGGATCCGGGAGATAATGGGCGGGCCCTGAAGGTCCCCAGGCTCCAGCTCCAAGTAATAGCTTCTCTCCGGGGACAGGACCACCAAGCCCCTAGGGAAAGATGCAGGAAGTCAGAGGGCATTTCACCTCCCTGCGTGGTGCCCCCTCACTCTCTCCACTTTCCTTGAGTCCACCCACTCATGCTACCTGAGCCCAGAGCAGGTACAGACAGAGACCCAGGAGTCAGCATGGCCCTGCACTCCTCCCTGGTAGCAGCAGTTTTCCTATAGTAGAGAAAACATTAGTGCCAACTCTCGAAAaatagaatttgaacccaggagtCTAGCCTGTTGGTGAAGATATGCAGTGTGCTTCTATAGCCTCCAGGGACAGCACCCTCTAGTtgcccccttcctccttcccccaggTGAGGAACAGGGCACCAGGGGGCCTGACTCACCAGAGTGTGCCCCTCACTGACCACCTGAGTACCATCGGGCTGGTACCACACCAGAGTTGGGTGGCTTGCGACCACCTCcctgaagaatgaataaaaaggaaGACAATATCAGCATCACCTCCCAGGGCAGTACAAAGGCCTGGAGATGGTAGAGGAGTAGCTAGACACCAGGCAACCCCCCAACCTTCCTGCTTCCCCCAGAAGCAGCAGAGTATAGTGGTTGAGCCGCAGACTCCACTAGGCTCCAATCTGGTTTTCACCACactaactgtgtgatcttgggcaagttacttaacctctctgtgctttggcTTCTTCATCTATTAACCAAGGACAATAAAAGTACATAATAGCAGTATAAATCTAAtggaattgttgtgaggattaaaagagttaAAGCATTTAGTGTGTGCACATTGTAAATAAAATGTAAGTTGTCAGCCATATGATTATTATTACTACCATCGTTATTACCTTTTCTGCAGCAGCTCCAGTATATGACTCTCACCGTCCAGCTCCAGTTTGATCCGCAGGGCCTCAGGCAGACTGGTCTGTGGGCACCAGAGGGCACGTCATCTCCCTGGATCTCCCCATAACACCTTCTCTAACCAAGAAACCTCAGGGCTCTCAGGAGAGCACCAACAATTAGATCACTGGTGGGGGGATcctgagggaggggccaggaagcCCTGCCTGGTCTGGGGCATTGTTCTGGGGGCTTGTGTGGGGAGGTCAAGGAAGGTATCTGAACCACCCCTTCTCGGCTTCCTGCCCAGAGAGGAAGCATCATGGAGGACCCAATGCAGGCCCCAGCCCTTCCTCTGACTCAGCTttagaatggggggggggggtgagccCCCCCCACTGAGAGAACCAACAACATGAGAGGAAGAAAGCAAGTTTGGCCTCAGAATTTCCCCAGTGGAGAAGGATGGGATGGATGAGGCTGAGGCAGACAGATGTATCTCCAGAAGGGTGGGGGAGATGAGTGAAGCCAGGTGCTGGGTGTGGTGGGAAAGGGAACCAGACCTGGGATGGACCTGCTGCAGTGGGGTCCACTCACCTGGCTCCTCAGCCAAGCTTTAGCTTTGAGACAACTGATTATGACTGGGGGTAGGATGGGGAGGGTGTATTTATTTaacagaaggaagaggaaggagactCACCTGAAGCACCTCTGCTAGGCTGAGTGTGAGGTTGTCGGGAAGGACCTGGAGCTCCCAGGGTCTACCCAGGGCCCTCACTGGCCTTGCCTGCTGCTCCTCAGTGCCACCTGCAGGATCCCCAGGACACCCCCAAGAGAGTATGGAGAGAATCAGCACCAAGGCTGGGGGTGTCTGGTGTTCTCCCACCAACTCAGCTCCCAGCACATCTTATTTCAAGGCCCTTCTCTGTCTGAAGGGCTCCTACAATGCATGCTGGGGCTTACAGAAGAATACTGTGGGTAGGGGGTTGCTCTTCAATTTATCCCCTTTCAACCCACCAACCCATCCACACAGTCCCCAGAGAAACAATCTGTTTGCCCAGTCTGTTGCCCCTCCCTGTCCCCCTCAGGCCACTCCCAGGTTCTCTCAGGACCCTCCTCCTGTTCCCCCACTAGGAACGCCCCTTCTCAGGACTGGGCGAAGTCTGTGGCCTGGTGCCCACTTACCCTCCCCTTCCCTCACATAGGAGATGCAGGGAACGCCCATCTCTGGGTGAGCAGTGCGAACACCCCCACCTCCTTAAACACCCCTCATGCCCAGTCAGGCACACCCGCTCCCCACAGCCTCCGCTTCCTCcccgacccccccccccccactggccCTCTCTTCTCCGGACACTCCACCCCCGCCTGCCCTCTCGGCCCCTAGCCCAAGACAGCAGCGGGAAGTGAAAGTTCCAAGGAGGAGCTGGTGTCCTGGACTCTTTCCTGGCCAATTCTCCTCTCTCCTGGCCCCTCCCGGGTCCCGTCCCTCTCGCCCAGGCTTCCGGTGGCATCAGCACCAAGGCGAGGGTGCCTGGCCGCCCAGGCTGGGATGAGAGGCCGCGAAAACCCTCTTCGTCAAACCCTATGAGCCGTGTTCCCTCGGCGCCCTGGCACCGGGTGGAACGGTCAGCTAGGCCCGGAGCATTGAAGACGTCAGTCTTGGGGAGCAGCGACCCTCTCCCACGATCCTGAGGGGGCGCTGGCCAGGCCCTTCAGTGCCTGGTCCTGGAGCCTCAAAGGGTCCACGGGACCGCGTAGATGACCGACCCAGCGGGGAGCGTCGgcatcctccctccttccctctccacccCATCGCCAAGTCGCTGCACCGTCGGCCCAGGACAGCGGACCAGGGCGGACCGCGCTGGTCGGGCTCTCGGGAGCTCTCGGGGAGACCCCAGTCCAGTTTTCCAATGCCTCCCGACTTCCCCGCGCCTTTCCCCCCGCCCACCCCCGTCCAGGACTCACCTATATTTGGGAGCGGCCGGGAGGGCAGAGGGCTGCCGGCGCCCAGGAGTCCCAGGGCCCAGAGCAACGCCAGCCGCATAGCAGCGGTGCCCCAGGCAGGGGGAGAGCAGCAGGTGCGGGGCCGCGCGCCGAGGTGCTGCGGCGGTCGGGTGTGCTCGGCGCACCCAGCTGCGCCGCCACCAagccccgcccctgcccctgcccctcccaccagGCCGGGTGTCAGGCTCCGCCCCCGCCGCGCGCCGGGTCTTAGAGGCCGGGCTCCGCCCCCCGCGGCAGCTCCGCCCCCCGCTGCTCGGCACCGCCTCTTTCCGGCAGCTTTGCTGGGCGGTAGCCACGCCTCCCAGCCGATGTCGGGTGCGACCGGCTTGGGCGTTGGGCCTTTACCTGGCAGCGTCGCTAGGGCGGGTCGTCCCGGCTACCGGCTAGGCAACGCCGGGCTGTCCCCCCAGCGCCGATCCCCGCGAAGCGCCAGCGCCAGGAATATTCTAGGCATTTTATTAAATAAGAAGGAGCAGGGCGGGAGAGCGGATCGGACGCCCCTTCACTCCCCATAGGTAGCGTCGTCGTTGCTGTCGCTGAAGTCGGAGGAGGAAAGCTCCTCGCGGGGTGTGCAGGCCGGGCACCGCTGCCGCATGTCGTCCCAGCACGACCGGCAGTACACGGCCTCGCAGCCCGGCGTCGGGCACACGTAGGACTCGGGCGTTTCGGGTGCCCGGCACACCACGCAGCGTCGGCGCAGCCAGCGGCGCAGGAGGGGGCAGCGGCGGTGCAGGAAGTCCTCCAGGTGGTGGCGCTGTAGGGAGGAGGGATAAGAGCCAGGTAGGGGGTGAGGGGGTCTGAACAGCTCTCCTTATCTGAAGTCTCAAGGCCTGATAGTGCCCACGTATTGGAGGAGGCTGGGTTGGCGAAGATCCTTGGAGACCGGGGGTGCTATGGAAGTGAGTTCTGGAAAGTCTCCCTCCCGTACTGCATTCAGAGAGTGGAGAGTGGGAGGATACAGCCTCCCAGGCAACAACTGCAACTATCATTTGCACTTTCCTATAAATAATCTTATTTGGTTCTCACAGAGACCTAGAAGTGAATAGGACaaataaaactatcattattgttatccccactttacaggtgagaaaagtgaacttcagaaaggttaagtgactttcccaaaggCACACAGCTAATAAAGAGTCAAACCTGGGCTGGACCCAGGTGCCCTGATTCCAAGTAACAAGCTCCAGATCATGATGTTCCCCCACCCACCCTCTCTCATGTGACTGCCAGGTGGTCTCCTCAGGCCTCCTTATCAAGTCACTCTCTTGCTCAAGAAACTCCAGGGATCCCATGGCCTGCCAGACAAAGGCAGAACTTCTGGGCTTGGCCTTCAGAACCTTTTGTAATCTGGTACTTTTCTAGCCTCTGTTCCACCTTACCCCTTCCCAAATACTGCCTCTTCTGTGCCAGTTTCTTCCTAGACTAACTCAGGCACTTGGCATTTCCTTTGGACACTGAGTCTTTGCACATTCTGTTCcctcagcctggaatgggtgttGCTTACATTTCCATCAAAATCCAGTTTACCTCAGGCCCTGTTGTGGAATCACAGCATGTTTATTttctcatcattcattcattcagccccTACTGTGTGCTATGGATGGTCTGGGGGATTTAGGCACTGGAGCAAAGAGGTGAGCAAACCACAGTCTCTCACTTAGGAGCTTTGTTAGGGCTGAATtaaataagaatggctgcctcAATGTTGGGCCCTTTAGTAAGAAAATTAACTCAATTCAAACAATAACCATTTAAGATAGATGTtattatctctttttcagctgagaacactgatgcttggagaggtgGTCATTCGCATGGGGTCATAACAGTAACACTCATAACAGTATCACTTACATAGCCCTAGCTGTGTGCCAGCACCATAAGAGTGTTTTATGTAcatgaactcatttaatcttcacaacaacaaGTAGAATAggtaaccccattttacagaaaggaaaaaccaaggcacagaggtTAAGTAATGTGCTCGAGGCCGCACAGCTAATGTGGTTGTGAGGGGAGGAGCCAGAACTCAAACCCATGCTCTCTGGCACCAGAGCCCCATACATGACCACCACTCCACACTGATCTCCAGTGAGTAGGCCTTACAGATGGGCCCATTCTGAagaagggaaaactgaggcccaatgAGGTCACAGAGCCTAATGTCAGAGTGTGTCCTAGAACTCAGATCTTTTGACTCTATCCTCTTTGTGTATACCATGTACCCCCTTCATGAGGCCTTCCTGACCCCCAGCCTGcctgctgcctcctcctcctctgaaCTGCACTGAGCCTCGGGTCTGCAGGCCTCTCAGTAGCACCTGTGGCTTTGCCTTGGGTCTTCTGTTTCTGATGAACACTTCTGGCTTTCCTCTGACTGGATTGAATAAAGTCAGACTTCCCTTTTCTGCCTGCTTCCTGATGGTCCTCTGAGTACGGCAAGCTGGGCTGGCCTCGGGTACAGAGATGGCCATGGCCCTGCTGTCCAGTCCCTTAGTATGCATTGTGTCAGAACTCATTGAGCTCAAGTAGGCCTGGGACCCTTGGTGGGTGCTGGGTGGACTGAAGGGAGATGCCCCCTCGCCCACAGTTCTCAGACCCAGCCAGGAGCCGGCAGGGGCCTGGACTTACTGGAGCTCTCTGCTCCCGTGCCCGCCTGATGATGGCCGCCCTCCTCAGTTTGGTGAAGGCAGCTCTTTTCCTCAGTAGCTCATTGTAGAGGAACAGAATCCGCTTCTTCTCTCGCtgagggcagggagagggggGACAATGATGGTGACCGTGCTGAGGGAAAGGCACCCCGCTTCACCCCCAAAGGCTGGGGTTGCTAGGGAGCTGGGTGTGGGCTGGTGTGCATGTATGTCAGAGGTGGGGCGGTCTAGGGAGGGGCACACCTTGGGGAAGTAGAAGGCTGCGATGACCCTCCGGAGCCGGTAGCCAAAAGCCTGGAACAGGCAGAAGCACCCCAGCAGGCCAGTCGGTAGGGCAGCCTTCAAATAGGCCCCGGCATCCAGGCACATGGGCTGGGGCAGGCAGGCTGGAGCAGGGGGCAGGCCTGTCAGGGGTCTGGTCGGGGCCAGTAAAGGGACAAGGCAGCCCTGAATTGGGCTCCTCGTCCCAGTGGGATGGGCAGTTTAGGCCCCTAATTCCCCTGTTCTCTTCCTGCCTGCCTCTCACCATCCAGAGCTTTGCTCTCAGTAAAGTAGCCACTAGGCTGATGGCTCCATGTGGTGCAGATCTAGAAGTTTCTATCGTGGCAGAAAGCGCATTGGATAGCGCTACTCCAGAAGGCTGGGACCTCTACCCTCAGGCCCTAAGGCCCTAGCCCCCAGTCTACTCTGCCCCTAGCTTGTCATCCTCCAGCTCTTCAAGCCTACCAGCCCTCCAAGTTCCCCAACTGAAGCATGCTGACCCCCGTCTTTCCACACCCAAGGCCCAGTCCCCCACCTTTTCCCTTTGGAATCTTTTGACCTCTCCTCCTCAGCCCTCTTTATCTGATCCAAATTTTGTGCATCACTCACGCATATTGTTTGTTTCCACCATGGTCTCCGAGGAA from Choloepus didactylus isolate mChoDid1 chromosome 2, mChoDid1.pri, whole genome shotgun sequence encodes the following:
- the ADAM15 gene encoding disintegrin and metalloproteinase domain-containing protein 15 isoform X7; its protein translation is MRLALLWALGLLGAGSPLPSRPLPNIGGTEEQQARPVRALGRPWELQVLPDNLTLSLAEVLQTSLPEALRIKLELDGESHILELLQKREVVASHPTLVWYQPDGTQVVSEGHTLENCCYQGGVQGHADSWVSVCTCSGLRGLVVLSPERSYYLELEPGDLQGPPIISRIQDLLPSYTCTPRWGASVPTQAPPEVPLGWRHIRRQRRDVVTETKTVELVIVADHSEVQRYPDFQRLLNRTLEVALLLDMFFRPLNVRVALVGLEAWTQHNQVEISSDAGITLDNFLRWRRAELLPRLPHDSAQLVTATSFSGPMVGMAIQNSICSPDFSGGVNMDHSTSILGVASSIAHELGHSLGLAHDPPGSSCPCPGPAPAKSCIMEASTDLLPGLNFSNCSRQALEKALLDGMGSCLFERLPSLPTMANFCGNMFVEPGEQCDCGFPDDCNDPCCDYFTCQLRPGAQCASDGPCCQNCQLRPAGWQCRPKRGDCDLPEFCLGDSSQCPPDISLGDGEPCAGGQAVCMQGRCASYTQQCQALWGPGAQPAASLCLHTANTRGNAFGSCGRSPNGSYMPCSPRDTICGQLQCQGGRVQPLLGSVQDLLWEMVEANGTQLNCSWVHLDLGNDVAQPLLTLPGTACGPGLVCIDHQCQPVDLLGAQECRSKCHGHGACNSNRHCHCEEGWAPPDCTTQIRVTSSLNTGLLLSLLLLLVLVLLGVSYWHRAHLRQRLCQLKGPSCQYRAAQSGPPERPGPPQRALLRPGTKTSALGFPAPPSRPLPPDPVPKRLQGPVKPPPPRKPLPSHPQNRRPSGDPTDSAAGMRPLVVPSRPAPPPPEVSSLYL
- the ADAM15 gene encoding disintegrin and metalloproteinase domain-containing protein 15 isoform X5; the encoded protein is MRLALLWALGLLGAGSPLPSRPLPNIGGTEEQQARPVRALGRPWELQVLPDNLTLSLAEVLQTSLPEALRIKLELDGESHILELLQKREVVASHPTLVWYQPDGTQVVSEGHTLENCCYQGGVQGHADSWVSVCTCSGLRGLVVLSPERSYYLELEPGDLQGPPIISRIQDLLPSYTCTPRWGASVPTQAPPEVPLGWRHIRRQRRDVVTETKTVELVIVADHSEVQRYPDFQRLLNRTLEVALLLDMFFRPLNVRVALVGLEAWTQHNQVEISSDAGITLDNFLRWRRAELLPRLPHDSAQLVTATSFSGPMVGMAIQNSICSPDFSGGVNMDHSTSILGVASSIAHELGHSLGLAHDPPGSSCPCPGPAPAKSCIMEASTDLLPGLNFSNCSRQALEKALLDGMGSCLFERLPSLPTMANFCGNMFVEPGEQCDCGFPDDCNDPCCDYFTCQLRPGAQCASDGPCCQNCQLRPAGWQCRPKRGDCDLPEFCLGDSSQCPPDISLGDGEPCAGGQAVCMQGRCASYTQQCQALWGPGAQPAASLCLHTANTRGNAFGSCGRSPNGSYMPCSPRDTICGQLQCQGGRVQPLLGSVQDLLWEMVEANGTQLNCSWVHLDLGNDVAQPLLTLPGTACGPGLVCIDHQCQPVDLLGAQECRSKCHGHGACNSNRHCHCEEGWAPPDCTTQIRVTSSLNTGLLLSLLLLLVLVLLGVSYWHRAHLRQRLCQLKGPSCQYRAAQSGPPERPGPPQRALLRPGTKQTSALGFPAPPSRPLPPDPVPKRLQGPVKPPPPRKPLPSHPQNRRPSGDPTDSAAGMRPLVVPSRPAPPPPEVSSLYL
- the ADAM15 gene encoding disintegrin and metalloproteinase domain-containing protein 15 isoform X3, with product MRLALLWALGLLGAGSPLPSRPLPNIGGTEEQQARPVRALGRPWELQVLPDNLTLSLAEVLQTSLPEALRIKLELDGESHILELLQKREVVASHPTLVWYQPDGTQVVSEGHTLENCCYQGGVQGHADSWVSVCTCSGLRGLVVLSPERSYYLELEPGDLQGPPIISRIQDLLPSYTCTPRWGASVPTQAPPEVPLGWRHIRRQRRDVVTETKTVELVIVADHSEVQRYPDFQRLLNRTLEVALLLDMFFRPLNVRVALVGLEAWTQHNQVEISSDAGITLDNFLRWRRAELLPRLPHDSAQLVTATSFSGPMVGMAIQNSICSPDFSGGVNMDHSTSILGVASSIAHELGHSLGLAHDPPGSSCPCPGPAPAKSCIMEASTDLLPGLNFSNCSRQALEKALLDGMGSCLFERLPSLPTMANFCGNMFVEPGEQCDCGFPDDCNDPCCDYFTCQLRPGAQCASDGPCCQNCQLRPAGWQCRPKRGDCDLPEFCLGDSSQCPPDISLGDGEPCAGGQAVCMQGRCASYTQQCQALWGPGAQPAASLCLHTANTRGNAFGSCGRSPNGSYMPCSPRDTICGQLQCQGGRVQPLLGSVQDLLWEMVEANGTQLNCSWVHLDLGNDVAQPLLTLPGTACGPGLVCIDHQCQPVDLLGAQECRSKCHGHGACNSNRHCHCEEGWAPPDCTTQIRVTSSLNTGLLLSLLLLLVLVLLGVSYWHRAHLRQRLCQLKGPSCQYRAAQSGPPERPGPPQRALLRPGTKTSALGFPAPPSRPLPPDPVPKRLQAVLADRPSPPTRPLPADPVVRRPKGPVKPPPPRKPLPSHPQNRRPSGDPTDSAAGMRPLVVPSRPAPPPPEVSSLYL
- the ADAM15 gene encoding disintegrin and metalloproteinase domain-containing protein 15 isoform X6: MRLALLWALGLLGAGSPLPSRPLPNIGGTEEQQARPVRALGRPWELQVLPDNLTLSLAEVLQTSLPEALRIKLELDGESHILELLQKREVVASHPTLVWYQPDGTQVVSEGHTLENCCYQGGVQGHADSWVSVCTCSGLRGLVVLSPERSYYLELEPGDLQGPPIISRIQDLLPSYTCTPRWGASVPTQAPPEVPLGWRHIRRRRDVVTETKTVELVIVADHSEVQRYPDFQRLLNRTLEVALLLDMFFRPLNVRVALVGLEAWTQHNQVEISSDAGITLDNFLRWRRAELLPRLPHDSAQLVTATSFSGPMVGMAIQNSICSPDFSGGVNMDHSTSILGVASSIAHELGHSLGLAHDPPGSSCPCPGPAPAKSCIMEASTDLLPGLNFSNCSRQALEKALLDGMGSCLFERLPSLPTMANFCGNMFVEPGEQCDCGFPDDCNDPCCDYFTCQLRPGAQCASDGPCCQNCQLRPAGWQCRPKRGDCDLPEFCLGDSSQCPPDISLGDGEPCAGGQAVCMQGRCASYTQQCQALWGPGAQPAASLCLHTANTRGNAFGSCGRSPNGSYMPCSPRDTICGQLQCQGGRVQPLLGSVQDLLWEMVEANGTQLNCSWVHLDLGNDVAQPLLTLPGTACGPGLVCIDHQCQPVDLLGAQECRSKCHGHGACNSNRHCHCEEGWAPPDCTTQIRVTSSLNTGLLLSLLLLLVLVLLGVSYWHRAHLRQRLCQLKGPSCQYRAAQSGPPERPGPPQRALLRPGTKQTSALGFPAPPSRPLPPDPVPKRLQGPVKPPPPRKPLPSHPQNRRPSGDPTDSAAGMRPLVVPSRPAPPPPEVSSLYL